The Pristis pectinata isolate sPriPec2 chromosome 16, sPriPec2.1.pri, whole genome shotgun sequence region TCTGCCAGGGGACAACTTTTCAAACCCTAGACCATTAAGTTTAGAGTCCATAAATATGCCCTTGATTCCTTCCTCATCAGTGTAATGGTTTCATGTACTTTGCTCAGTTCTGCCTCTTCTCCCATCAATCCACCACTACCTTAATGTTGAAAGACTTTACCAGACCTGCAATATTTGATGAGCCACAACTTCCTCCAGCTAATAACCTCAAAGACTAAAGCTGCTGTCTTCATCCCCAACATATGCTCATTTTCCTTGAGATCAATTGCAATTTGAAGCAAGTTTCTCACCTCTTATCTCAATCACAATTTCTTTAAAACTACCTTTTATCCATGCCTTTTGGCCAATCTGCTGCTTAAACTTACATCCAACTTTAATGACCTGCAAGCTTGATTTATTAAATGCTACACTGTCAGGCCTCTTCCATTTCATCTTTCAAAATGTATGGTTTTATCTTGTTCTTTATCAAGACACTTGTGTCCTTGATGACTAGATCTCACCTCAAAAATAAAATACTCATCTTCAAATTATATCATGGTAACATTTCTTAACACTGGAAACACCTTTTGCCCTGCAAGCGCCATGTTCCAAACTATTTTTCTCCACATCTGATGTGTCAACTATCTCACTTTTGCCCTCAAATATCTACACCTGTTCCTCCCCTAACCAATTCTTTACACAGTCACTTGTATCAGCAACTGCCTTGTAATATTCTAAAAATGAATGGACACAAAATCATATGGGAAAAATGTTTAGTTTAATAAAGgcaattattttgaaatgcacACATAAAATTTTAAGGTGTTATTAGAAATATCAATGGAAAAATATGCTTTCTGGAGGAAAGTCTCTCAAAAACAATCCATCCCAGTGAAGATTAGTAAAGAAAATCAGAAACTGATGGCAAAAGCTACTGTTTGCTAATTTAATGGATGTTTAATAGCTTGAAGTGCTTTCATGCTAAATTGCCATATTTGCTTGGGTAATTCAGCATCTATCTTTCAAAGTCTCAGAAAAAGCAGAAACTCCAATCCTTTCATACTGTGCTTCACTGTGCTGTTCTTGAGCTCCCATTGGAGTATGCTGCAAAATTCTCAAAACAATTTACTTCAAAATATCTTTAACTTGGTGATTTGACTGATTACACAGTGATCAGTAATTTCAATGAAGAAATTAAATTTGAGTGGAATAAAAGTATCACAGGTCATGCAGTGCAATTTGTGGACCAGGGAGTATCACCAAATGTGCTTTGAGTACATGTTATTCTAGAAAGCACAACTAACTGCAAGGTGAGTAACTGCATATGAGATGGGCTAAATGTTACAAAATGTTTCATCTTGATAATTTTACACAATTGAATAATTTTTCATTGCAGTTTCTCTTCCAGTCAAGGAATTATGAAGTGATGGCATGAAAGAGAAATTGGGCAAGTCGCAACTCAACCTAACAGTTCATACTGGATCTACTATTCTAATGTGTCATATTTGTCTTGAGTTAACCAGGAATGTTGAGGCTAAAGCTCATTTCATGTTGTATCTTTGTTGATTTATTGGTGACCTTGAAACTGGTGTTTAGAAATGAATGCCCAATAATTTGCTTCCTGCCCACAGTTCTTTGTCAAAGGTTAACCTTGTCATAGGCACAAAAGTATTCATCTGAAAAGCTACCTTACCAAAAATGCTTTCCTATTTTAAATGATTACTAATCAGTGCCAATCCAAATATAGCAATCCATTTAGGTTTGTTTGTATTGTGCCAACATTGAAATAAGAATCAGTTTAACACTGGACTATCATGACAGCTGGACTGGAAATGCTGTCAGTTGTAAAGATTCCCATTAAATTAGTACACTAAAAATTGCTTCTTGGGATAAGAATTTAATCACTTTTCTAGTAGCTTTGATTTCCTTAAACTATGTGTGCTGTTTGGAATAATGTGGAAACATAACTAAATGGATAATTTTCCTACTTTGAGTTTGTCTTGCCTGTCAAAAAGACAGCGTTTGAAGTTGGCCATTAAAAGTTGTGGTTGTTAATTCCTGCACTGATTGGAAATACTAAAACTAATATAAATTCCTAGATATCTGCTACAACTttcagggaaaataaaatcaagtgCATTCATGATCAGAGGCTTCTGGATATATGGTAATATGTGGCTTAGGAGCATTAAGAATAAGTGGAGTCTTTGATCTTGTATGGATCCTTTATTCTGAGAGATTTGCATGGGGACTCGTAGGTTGAAACTAATGTAATAGAAATAGGAAACTTTAAAACTTGGCTGTAGATGGGCATATTAAATGAAAAGGATTAAGTATGAACAGCTTGGTGTGGAGCTGATACGTAGGCCAACCATAATTTTTACTACAATTAGAAAATGCTACAGTAAATTAAAAATGCACTgtacaatttttttaaagctaTCTAAATAACTGAAGTCACCTTAAAAGTACCTATTATCAATGGAGGTTTGTTTTTAGCATGATTTAACCTTTTCTACTAAGAGTTGATATTATtgcatttctttaaaattaaGTACCACAAACTATTAATAAAAGTGTGCAAAATCCAATAACTTTCCCTTTGATTATTTGACAGTTGCATTGAGCAACTTTCAAGAGTGGAAAGAAACAATACCAAGAGATGAGTACCAGTACATCAATATATAATGTAGATAAATCTTGATACATCTTAAAGTATTTTTTCACCAACCTAATTGACAGCTAATAACTTAAAATAACCAGTCTGCATCAAAGTTTAAAATAATGCCAGACATACAATTATTACAAACTAGTGAGTAACATTGATTATGCTGGATTTGATAATTGGAATTGGGTAGAAATAAAGGGgcaatttaaaatgaattacaCAATTGATCATACAATTTGATACTCAATAGTTCTATACCTTTATTTTGTGTGTTATACCAATACAGTGGTAAGAGTAATCATTCTACTAATTTCTGTGCAAACATTTGACACTTCATCAGTTTACAAAGTACCCTACATCTCTGGTCCCCATTACTCAAAGAAATATCAGCACAAAATGTTTGCTCTGCAATACAATATGTAGAAAACAAAATACTAGAAATGATAACTCTCATACCACAGGCAGGATGAAGTCTTAAAAAAAGAGATTTGAGCAATATGCTGTTTTAAATTCCACACAAGTGATAATTTCAATCTGACAAAAATGTTCAGTCTTTAATGAATTAATGCTCTAATCCATATTCCTGCAACAATGACCATTTTTTCTCTTAACAATCCCTTTAAAgtatttaagtttttaaattgtgCTTTGCTCTATTTTACCATCGATCAATAGAAATAACAGCTGCTGCCAAAGCTTTGCCTATGGCTGCATCACTTAACAGGAAGAGATGCTTTCTGTACCTCTGGGCAAGAATTAGATGTTCAGTTGACAGGAAGTGTGCTTTAACAGATAATTCTAATGCAGTTTTTCCATGATGTAAAACAGTTCCTATTAAAATAATGCCTTATggaagataaaaaaaacatttgagaattgtacaaaaaaagtatgGTTTTGGTTGGAAAGTCTGCAATTAACTCATTTGCTTTCTAAAATATCTAATTTCCTAAGCTGCTTATTTTTTCCACTATATTCCTATGTTGATTTTAAAACTCAGGGCATTGTAAGATTTACATCCTATAACAGGAAGCATATTTTTGGAAATGAAAAATGGCAGTTGACTTTGTTTTTCTAGCAAATAAAATGCCTGATTTCCCATGGCAGGAAAAGTGCTGTATTCATAAGCATGAAATGATCAAAGCAGATGAATATCAAGTCAAGATAGCATAAGAACATGTCATTATATGCAAGGAATACTTGATCTAAATTAGTATTTATTTGGTACTTAAGCATAcatgtgaaatttgtggttttaagACATCTTTGACATGAAAGTGCACATACTGTCAATTTTGACACAATTTCAGAATGTTCATAATATGGTTGTCTTTTTGCATTATCACAAGGGAAATGCAAGCCAAAAAGCATAATATTGAATTGCCTTGGCCATGGAACAGCTTTGAGACTTAAGTTCCATTTAATGTGCTGCCTTGGTGGGTTGGAGCTACAACTCTAGGTATTTTTATGATTTCACTGATAACCTACAGTATTCAAGTAACACCATTAATCCTAGAGTTTCTTCATGCAAGTCCATTTGTACTTCAAGTTATTTCACAGGATATCTCCATGATTCCAGTAAAGCACTTTCTAGCTTTCGTCCAAGTGGAACTAGGTGACATCAACTGTACAAGACTTGCAGTAATGTCATGTTCTTCTTGTTCATGTGAATGGTGTCCCCCTTAGGCAAGGGCAACAACATTACAATCACTTGCTTGGTTTAAAGAATGTCCTATTGTGATTTGCAGGAAAATAGGCTTCAGTTCGGTATAGGTTGGGTAGCTCATATGCTAAATTCTGTTGGCTGAGACAGCTACGTTTCTTCtagaagagaaaaataatgtGAAAGTTTGGAGAAAGTAACTGAAATACAACAGTTGGAATATTTATGCCTTTATACAAGCCACTACACTGCAAATTTCTATTGTATTTAATTACAAAACTATTTCAGGAACAGTCGGCTGCCACCAACTTATCCCACCCTCATAAAAAGTCTAAATGAGCCAAAGCCATTTTCCCTTAATACCTGTTGATAATGAACACATGCTTAAGCAACTGAATTGTTAATTTATAAATAAAACTTATGGTTTATGTGTGGTTTTGTGCTTTCACTTACATTCAAAAAAGGTGCATTTATTGAATGCAGAAATTTGCAAACACCACGAGATCTGTTGCCACAGTCCTTTTCTGCCTGAATCACTTGTTCCTCCAGCATAGCTGCACTCTGTTCAACCATCTTCACAAAAATCTGCCAAAGATAAACTTTTGGGTACTGTAAGACATTTATGGTAAAGAGTCTAATATTTTTCATCTAAAAGCTGTATCTAGCCTTTGTTGCAGGAAAGATCTTACTAATCAACACGATGTTGGAAAATCTGACAGGGTAAAagtaaaacttaaaacaaaacaaaattatcagAACAAAAAGGATACAAGTCAATTAAACACAATTAAAGATTCCATTCAACTTATGGGATAGCAGACATAAATAAATGAAGTCACTGTATGTCTAAATATCCACTATGCCCAACTCTTCCATTGTGAATTGTGCATTAACCTGAAATTTGATGGGACAAACTGCCTCGCCACACTTTTTCCTATGTAAATAAGCTAtgacatttgccatttctcctaTCCATTTTACTGAGTTAGATTGTGGGCAGCAGGGATTTGCTCAGAGAAGCAAGCATATCAGGAAAGTTGGGTAAAAGATCAAAGAATGTAAACAAAATACATATCTTAAAAGGGTGAAGAAGTTAGTTATTTTTGCACCAAAAGGGAGTTTCTGTTTAACCTCAATGCTAACAAAAACACTAACAGACAATAGGAGGAAATACAGGGAGTTACTACAGTTTTTTAGTCAAACTGTATGTCTGGTCTATTACATTGCAAGGCAAAACATAAACTGCAAGAGGGAATGAATTGAAAGTATGGGGAATCTAAGGGGTGGCTGGTGTTATTAAAAGAGGTGACATTCTTTTGAAAGCCAAAGCCTATTTTTCTCTATTATAAAATGGCCTACTGCCAATGTTCACCTATGACTATGCTTGTCAGGCATcttttgccccatctgtggcaagGTGTGCATTTCTAAcgatggcctcatcagtcacctcagaacccacaaaactagagtggaagcaagcgATTGCATTGATTTTCATCTTGAGATGATGAAAATGGCAATGGCTGCCCTCTATGGCTCTTGCAGTCAGTTCCAAATATCATAGTCTTGAAACAAAATCAAGAGCTTAGCAAGCCCTATAGAATTAATTAGTTGACTCCAATTTCATTACTCTGCCATTTCATTAGAGTTCTTAAATTATACAGGCTTTAACACACCATCTtttcaaaatcttttaaaaaaattgtccATGGAGTTATTAACTGAATTCTAGATGACACTTCAAGATTTCCTATGTTAAGTGCCAGGAACTAGAAGGGATAAATAGGCATCTTGACATTTCAATTTAAAGAGCATAGAATCACTGAAGAATATCAGGATTTGGTATTAGAACATTTTCCAATTGGGGAACCTTGTATTATCAGTGATTTCTAGATCAGCTATAACAATCAGATCCAAGGCAATCAGGCAGAGCTGCTAGAGGAAAAATGAAACTCGCTCTgatctcctgcagcttcagactTTTAACCCCCGCCCTTTGCAGTCCAATTTTTCATTTCTAGAAATGGATAAAGTCTGTTGGAAATTAGTGCCTATTCAGGGCTATTTCATCTCACATAATTATTTCAATTCAATATGCAGAGATGTTCAACTACCTCAGATGCATTCACCCAACTTCTACCATAAATTTATCAAACCAAAttcattatttgaaattattgcACAAAGAAAATATTCGTGAATAGTTTTTCAGAATATGTAACAGAATAAATTGATAGCAAAAGCAGTCATGGAACTAATGGAGCAATCCAAAGTCATATGTAACATTGCAGATGGTAATATTTCACACTGGCATTAcaggatttttttgttttgtaaaaagGCTGCTGGCCATTAATGCACAGATTCAAAGGACTAATTAACAGGGTACATAATGTGGTTGAAGTCAAAGTCTTAATGAGAAACCTGGGTTCTGTCATGGAGTTACAATTTTACATTTGTCATTGATGGGTATTCCATTTGTACAGAAAGGACTCTAGATTTAGGTTGGTTAGATCACAGTACCAAAGTTTTAGGTGGGGGGAGGAATAAGGAGGACAAATCCACCAGAGTAGGCCAGCATACTGGGAAAATTCAAATTCCCAATCACTTGAGTCTTTTTAAAAGTATGTGTCAGAAAGAGAGTGggagttgtttccactgataggagagactagaactaggggacatagcctaaGATTCAGGCgcatagatttaggacagagatgagtagtgaatctctggaattccctacccagggaagcagtagaagttacctcattaaatatatttaagacattttttgtatagtaggggaattaagggttatggggaaaggcaggtaggtggatccaagtccacagccggttcaaccatgatcttatggaatggagGAGCatgctcaatgggccagatggcctactcctgctcttttttTGCAGCTGTTTCTCCAAAATGCCCAAGGATGTTCAgttgttaagtatattcaaggttgatATTGACAGATTTGTGGAACTTCAGAAATAGAGGAATACAGGAAAATTGAGCAACAAAGCAGAATGGAGAATAACCTATGATTTGATCGAAAGAGCAAGCTCAAGGCctaatggcttcctcctgttcctattgtgTTCTAGAAAAGGATTTAAAGAACAGAACCAATGTTTTTAGAAACTGCAAGCCATTATTAgaatcctttcaatattttattttgcttttccaaCCTATCACATTTTTCTTCAAATTTGCATGCTTAATGAATCAACTAACATGGGTCTTATAAATTGAAGAATTATCTGCAATATTATCTAACGGAGTCACATCATCGCCTATCTAAACATGGTAGTCAACAGTATAGCACAATGGAGAACCTCAAAGTGTAATGATATCTAAAACTGGTATCCAAGAACCTGAGAAACCTAATTCATGTAAGATTCACACTACAAATCATCCATAACACTACACCATCATCTGAAGTGTCCATATCCATAAGATTCAGAATTGTAATATGGTATCACAAAAGCACTTAAATCATTACAAACCTCCATTTTATCAATCTTTGCATACACCTCCTTCATTTCTCGTGCCTTGACCTTTATTTTTGgtatattttcatccagaatTTGAGAGGAGTCATTTCGAATCTGAGAAATAGAAAATTTAAGTTATTGTATTTAGCTACAGAGTATTTTTATGAAATTGCTTTATCAAAATACATTCTTTTGAAGCCCTTCCCTCAAATTCATTTCTTCATTCAAATTAATGCCCCAAGGCCTATAAAGTTCTGAACACCTCTTGCATGGAGGTAAATTTACAGTTACACATATTCACACAATGGAGGTTTCAAATCGACTTCTGGCAAGCAGTTTGCCTCATTTTCAATAACTGATGTGCTTTCCAGAGAATAAAATGACAGATAACATTTCTAATCTTCATGACTAGTCTACAACTTTCATACCCTGTACATTGGTCACCAATTTCCAATATGCAGCTTATCAGATGGTTGTTCTTTAAAAACTAGAAACATTTTATTCTGTGCAAAGAAAATCAGGATTATTGACAAATAACACAGACAAGAAGGTAGCAACAAATTTCTGGTACTATCTAAGAAAATGCTTACTTTTAAACACCTTGTATTAACCTACAGAATAAGGTCACCTGGATTTGAATTTTAAAGCATTGCAAAATGAGGCAAACTGTGCTAACTATAGATCAAGTAACAAACTCCAGTGCCTAAACACATCTAAATCTGGTGATCAAGAAGTTAGTGTCCGAGTTATCCTCCTCTTCCACATGATACAATATCCATATATCTGCAACAGTATGTTGGGTACTTACCCACTAAACATTTCAGAAAAGGATAAGGTTTGTCCTTCAAGTGCatgtaatttttaatgttttagtcTGGTTACCAAACAAACTTCCTGGCACTGTTATCTTAGTTTTACAAGTGTGGAGTTTCATTCCTTCAAATGCTAATTATTGTTGGTGATAAAATAAAAAGCATCCCTTTAACTTTCCTTGAATCTCATTTTACTTCCCTTCTACTATATTTTTAGAACCTGCTTTTACATTGAATGAAATATACCTAGTAATACTTCCTGATTTAAACTCCATGCGTCTCACCAAGGATTCTCCAACTTGATTGGTTAAAATGGTATATAGCCACTTTTTCTgctcacatgatgtagatccccagTGAAAGgttctgcagtgttttgactCTTTAGTAATCACTCACCACAGTGAATGCAAAATCCAGGCTCTCATCTGTAATTTAGTCACTTGTTTTATGCCAAGATATTTTATAGGGAAGCTATTCAGGCGTGTGCACACTCTGGGTAATTACGTAGATACCAATGTACCGGAAACAATTATCAGATTAAGTAGTTACATTTAGCTGTGGATCTTGTTTGATGCAAAACTAAACCAGAAGATATTGtgatttgcctccacagatgctgctcaacctgctgagtacttccagcagtttaatttttgctctagattccagcatctgtggttcttGTTTCTCCTAGTCAACTGTACAGTTTATACTCTACGTTCCTATGAGGATAGGAGTATGCAATAATTCAATCCTGTCCATTTCAAATACCAGCAAACTTCTTGAAGTCTCAATACAATGCCAGGACTTCCAAAGTGCAGAATAACCAATGTCCTTTGCTGTGAATAATACAATTACCCTCCTATAATTGTGAAAATAAATTGGCTACGTACTGCAATTCTACTACATTTGGTTTAAAAAGTAATGCTGTAGAACATACCATGTCAAGCATTCCACAAAATTCATCCAATCGGATTAACATTTCTTCAATGCTCTCATTAAGTTCCTTGGCCTACACATGGAAAAAACACAAATTAGATGAACCAATATTGATAAAAACATTTGATATCCTAATTACCTCCCAGTGATGCAAATGATTATGATTTCTCAGGATTATTTCATTTTCTAGTTATGAAAATAGATGGATGGACCAtgatttgaaacaaaatacaaagAGACCTTTTAATAACAAATAATTGTGAATTTGTCTCTCAATGCAGTATATTGAGTACATAATCTTGGCTGGCACTTAAGCCTGGCACTATACTGCTTTCCAAATGAGACATTAACACAAAAGTCTGGTCTATCAAGTACATACACCCAAATAGAAAGATCATGAAGTTCTAAGTGTTTGAACCAACAATCTTTAACCGATATTATCAAACTACTCAAAAACTTGCAGCTCTATACACACAAGCAATAGTGGTTCCATATTATTCTCTGAaatggtggaagaggcagaaacaATCAGTACATTTAAAAATCTCATGGATGTACACCAGATGCCATACAAGGCAACCGTCCAACTGCTGGGAAACGTGATAAAATTAGAGAGCTTTCTCACACAGAATGGGTGCAAGAACAAAACAACTACTTGCtctgccataaatttctatgataaCTATtcaaaagaaactgagttaagaATTCTGCAATAAGTAAGGATATGAAACAGTGCCAAGTAAATGCATGTAATTCatgcattcattttaatttaaacttgAATTTTGATCATTTTAACCATGTAACAAATTGGCATATGCAACATGCAGTAAAAAGAAACCTATTCTAGATAAGTTAAGAATTTAACAGCTACATAATCCAAAACAGATTTTGCACCTTCATGGACTGAAATATCAAGGAGTTTCACTGGTCACAAAGTTTAaattatgcaattttttttcagtctGCAGTAATTGACAAATGTGAATGCCCtgatttagtttatttttttctgatgatGCAAGAACAGCCCCATGCCAAACATTTAGGCTCATAAAATGAGTGAAAACAAACATACCAGGAAGCTGATTTCCTGAAAGTCAAGAATTCATGAAGCAAAGACTGAGTCTGATGGGTTTGCCTTTTATAACATCCCAGGGATGATAACCTTAGAGGTAAAAGGTCTTTTCTAGAAGAATGATCCCAAACaattcaatgaaaaactttgcaGCCAATGCTCTAATTTGCAAACAGACGCTGCAGAAATATTAAAGATCAAGGTAAAATTAAGGGTTACCTACACTGTTTGGTCATTTGTAATCTGCAAAATATCCAGTTTCTTTATTTGCCATGGAAATGCTATTATATTAGGGAAACCTGATGTGGTAAAGCAATGATCCCCATGTTCAAAAGCCAAAAACAGCTAAAGCAGGAAATCAGTTGTTTTAGAGACCTTAGTTTTCATCTAAATACAGCAATTTATACAAATAATAAAAGGTATGTCTGGATTTATtacttttgtggcgactcaccgtctagttgggcgaaccagctcggcagtcgggtcgcgcggcgtcggagcgacgaggcccaagatggcggcgggcctcgtctttccgagcgacggggagaacccgcgcgcgggaaagtcctgatgacgtaggacttacgtcattgccggttgttttgggcgggaacattctcccttaaagggcccgcgcaaggcgggaaaataaaccagttctgtttggcaatcctctgagtagagtcttgttttattccgtggtagcaaccgctacactttgtTCATTCTCAACCCCCCTATgatctattttaaaaaataactaaactttttttaaaaaagcccatTCACTAACTGTGCAATTGGACAGTCCAGAAATTTGGACTTTCAATTTCAAAATGGCAGACTTTTCAGTAATGCAGAGAATCAGCTCAattattcaattttgtttttaatttaaaatggcaAGATAATCTCCTGCATTGCACtgattttaataattatcattttaaTTAGACCTgaccaaaagaaaacaaagccaAATTTGAAATTGGagaaaaaattgattttaaaataattaacataCTTTATGCTTTTTAATGACATAGCTTGTTTTCTGGTATTCTAGCACCAGATATCTAGTGCACTGGcagtggggagaaggcaagagaaacaACAAACTGGGATCTTGTCAGTGTTCTAACTAGTTTTACACTGTGCAGTTTGCTATTACTGACAAGGGTTTAAATTTGTATCTAAAGCATGCTGAAATTATCATTTCTGGAACCATTTTACGTGTTCTAAAAATACTGATTGAGAATCCACTGAACATTTGTAAGTTGTTAGTCTTGTACTCTTGGATGTGGGAGAgatttgttatgtaccagcaacaatagaaacacaatgaaacatgtttaaatgttagaatctatttattgataactacttgtaataataagagaaataaaaatgttagatatcagacattgaacccaaaataaacccgaagtgtttgtgtggcaagttcccaaaccccaagtctaggaacagttctcaaagttcagttcagcaagtcacagagcaaaacgatgagcaaagccttctgaaaaccacagtaaaatgtagagagaatCGAGATAgcagtttacgaattccacaatgGAACCAATATGAACCTCAATCACCA contains the following coding sequences:
- the LOC127579029 gene encoding biogenesis of lysosome-related organelles complex 1 subunit 4-like, translating into MEVSPQRAAGESGGPEPDRPAAGESGGPEPDRPAAGESGGPGSDPPAAGESGGPGSDPPAAGESGGPGSDPPAAGESGSPEPAAGEMQSWVVQQDAQELAASLRADPCREAKELNESIEEMLIRLDEFCGMLDMIRNDSSQILDENIPKIKVKAREMKEVYAKIDKMEIFVKMVEQSAAMLEEQVIQAEKDCGNRSRGVCKFLHSINAPFLNKKRSCLSQQNLAYELPNLYRTEAYFPANHNRTFFKPSK